Proteins from one Porites lutea chromosome 3, jaPorLute2.1, whole genome shotgun sequence genomic window:
- the LOC140930526 gene encoding sperm-associated antigen 6-like: protein MSSRKVIQVFEQYQKDRQTFVQSVADLASRPENIETLQNADAMALLRPLLLDVVPAIQQTAALALGRLANYNEDLAEAVVKGDILPQLVYSLAEQNRFYKKAAAFVLRAVAKHSPQLAQAVVDCGALDALVICLEEFDPGVKEAAAWALGYIARHNAVLSQAVVDAGAVPLLVLCIQEPEMPLKRIAASALSDICKHSPELAQTVVDAGAIAHLAQMILNNDCKLKRHIFSALSQIAKHSVDLAEMVVEAEIFPAVLGSLKDSDEYVKKNVATLIREIAKHTPELALLITNAGGVGAVVDYIRESKGNVRLPGIMMLGYVAAHSESLAMSVIVSQAVTALAAILAGSGEDRTTELGGNEEDHIKAAIAWALGQIGRHTPEHAKAVAVTNALNSLLQCYLNTESSEDLQTKSKKALTNILQKCVHLPALEPLLSDAPPNILKHVVGQFAKVLPHDAKARKLFVTSGGLKKVQEINPERNTTLSEHINAVNNCYPEEIVRYYSPGYAQTLLQRVEQYHP, encoded by the exons ATGAGTTCAAGAAAGGTTATACAGG TGTTCGAGCAGTATCAAAAGGACAGGCAAACTTTCGTCCAGTCTGTCGCTGATCTAGCAAGCCGACCAGAGAATATTGAAACTCTGCAAAATGCAG ATGCCATGGCTCTGTTGAGACCTCTTCTTCTTGATGTTGTACCTGCCATTCAACAAACAGCTGCCTTGGCTCTTGGCAGACTGGCCAACTATAACGAAGATCTTGCAGAGGCTGTCGTGAAGGGAGACATTCTGCCTCAGCTTGTGTACTCTCTAGCAGAGCAAAAT CGATTTTACAAGAAGGCAGCAGCATTTGTTCTGCGAGCTGTAGCCAAACATTCACCACAATTAGCACAG GCTGTGGTGGACTGTGGTGCTTTGGATGCACTAGTGATATGTTTAGAGGAATTTGACCCAGGAGTCAAAGAGGCAGCTGCATGGGCTTTAGGTTATATTGCACGACACAATGCAG TTCTATCTCAAGCAGTGGTTGATGCCGGAGCAGTACCTCTGCTGGTTCTTTGTATCCAGGAACCTGAAATGCCTCTTAAGAGAATTGCTGCATCAGCCTTAAGTGACATTTGTAAACATTCACCAGAG ttggCTCAAACAGTTGTTGATGCTGGTGCCATTGCTCATCTTGCACAGATGATTCTTAATAATGATTGTAAGCTCaag cGACACATATTTTCTGCATTAAGCCAGATTGCTAAACATTCAGTTGACTTGGCTGAAATGGTAGTGGAAGCTGAGATATTCCCAGCGGTCCTTGGTTCTCTGAAAG ACTCTGATGAATATGTGAAAAAGAATGTGGCAACACTGATCAGGGAAATTGCTAAGCATACACCTGAG CTTGCTCTGCTGATTACTAACGCTGGAGGTGTCGGAGCTGTTGTGGACTACATCAGAGAATCAAAAGGAAATGTCCGCCTGCCAGGAATCATGATGTTGGGATATGTTGCGGCTCACTCAGAATCGCTCGCTATGTCTGTCATTGTGTCTCAA gcTGTCACAGCATTAGCGGCAATTCTTGCGGGAAGTGGAGAGGATCGCACTACGGAGTTAGGTGGGAATGAGGAGGATCATATCAAG GCTGCTATTGCGTGGGCCCTGGGTCAGATTGGAAGACACACTCCTGAACATGCTAAAGCTGTTGCTGTCACCAATGCCTTGAATTCACTGCTACAGTGCTATCTCAACACTGAAAGCTCTGAAGACTTACAAACTAAG tCCAAGAAAGCTCTCACCAACATTCTTCAGAAGTGCGTTCATCTGCCAGCCTTAGAACCCCTGTTAAGCGACGCCCCGCCCAACATTTTAAAGCACGTTGTTGGCCAGTTTGCCAAGGTTCTTCCGCACGATGCTAAGGCGCGGAAACTATTTGTAACGAGTGGAGGACTTAAGAAAGTACAGGAAATAAATCCTGAGAGAAATACGACCCTTAGTGAGCACATCAATGCTGTTAACAACTGCTATCCAGAAGAGATTGTCCG ATATTACTCACCTGGTTACGCCCAAACACTACTTCAAAGAGTGGAGCAATACCATCCTTAA